From Streptomyces sp. NBC_01754, a single genomic window includes:
- a CDS encoding N-acetylglucosamine kinase, producing the protein MGVNASVLAVDAGNSKTDVALIGQDGSVLSTARGGGFQPPAVGVEAAVDVLAAAVGQALALAGQHVDGVDHVSACLANADLPVEEAELTEALLRRGWGRTVEVRNDTFAILRAGVDEPRGVAVVCGAGINCVGMRPDGRTARFPAIGRISGDWGGGSGLAEEALWYAARAEDGRGEPTELMRTLPGHFGLGSMYELIEALHRGRITHGERHALTPVLFATSAAGDPVASALVDRLADEVVAMASVALGRLGLLDEEAPVLLGGSVLAARHARLDGRIAALLAERAPKAVIRVVAQPPVLGAGLLGLDHLGASPEVRDRLHAHYA; encoded by the coding sequence GTGGGCGTGAACGCTTCGGTCCTCGCGGTCGACGCGGGGAACAGCAAGACCGATGTGGCACTGATCGGCCAGGACGGATCGGTGCTCTCGACGGCGCGCGGCGGCGGGTTCCAGCCGCCCGCCGTCGGCGTGGAGGCGGCGGTCGACGTGCTGGCCGCCGCCGTCGGGCAGGCCCTGGCCCTGGCCGGTCAGCACGTCGACGGGGTGGACCACGTCTCGGCGTGTCTGGCCAACGCGGACCTCCCGGTGGAGGAGGCCGAACTGACCGAGGCCCTGCTCCGCCGGGGGTGGGGCCGTACGGTCGAGGTCCGCAACGACACCTTCGCGATCCTGCGGGCCGGGGTGGACGAACCGCGCGGGGTCGCCGTCGTCTGCGGCGCGGGGATCAACTGCGTGGGCATGAGGCCGGACGGCCGCACCGCGCGGTTCCCGGCGATCGGCCGGATATCCGGGGACTGGGGCGGAGGTTCGGGTCTCGCGGAGGAGGCCCTGTGGTACGCGGCACGGGCCGAGGACGGGCGCGGCGAACCGACGGAGCTGATGCGGACGCTGCCCGGCCACTTCGGGCTGGGCTCGATGTACGAGCTGATCGAGGCACTGCACCGGGGGCGGATCACCCACGGGGAGCGGCACGCGCTGACCCCGGTGCTGTTCGCTACGAGCGCGGCCGGTGACCCGGTGGCGTCCGCCCTGGTGGACCGGCTGGCGGACGAGGTCGTCGCGATGGCCTCGGTGGCGCTGGGCCGGCTGGGGCTGCTGGACGAGGAGGCGCCCGTGCTGCTGGGCGGCAGTGTCCTGGCCGCTCGGCACGCCCGGCTGGACGGCCGGATCGCCGCGCTGCTGGCCGAGCGCGCCCCGAAGGCGGTGATCCGGGTGGTCGCCCAGCCCCCGGTGCTGGGCGCGGGACTGCTGGGACTGGACCACCTGGGGGCCTCGCCCGAGGTCCGCGACAGACTGCACGCGCACTACGCCTGA